The Dehalobacter sp. genome window below encodes:
- a CDS encoding phage head closure protein, whose amino-acid sequence MSRRLTRLPHGITIQQPVETIDQYKTPVTEWQDFASVLASVEPINGREFVLLKNTTSELTVRIRIYYYPGITTAMRVLYENRVFNIQSVIDYKELHQEMHLMCSEVFNSE is encoded by the coding sequence ATGAGTAGACGATTAACAAGGCTGCCTCATGGTATAACCATACAGCAGCCGGTTGAAACAATTGATCAATATAAAACTCCGGTCACTGAGTGGCAGGACTTTGCATCTGTTTTAGCGTCAGTTGAACCAATCAATGGCCGGGAATTTGTTTTATTAAAGAATACTACCTCTGAGCTTACGGTTAGGATTAGGATTTATTATTATCCTGGTATTACTACCGCAATGAGAGTGCTCTATGAAAATAGGGTATTTAATATTCAGTCAGTAATTGACTATAAAGAACTTCACCAAGAAATGCACTTGATGTGCTCCGAGGTGTTTAACAGTGAGTAA
- a CDS encoding HK97 gp10 family phage protein, with translation MSNDMDLSVWEKRLLRVVRDTAPKEHRKIVRKAGNLLRKNVRRETAKVNGELRRSYRTKTKEDTATVYTDKFYAKMVEEGHAIVLRRNGEKEKVGFVPGKFYFKKGLDKTEKELPQLLKELLHTIGKGLGMDVSG, from the coding sequence GTGAGTAACGATATGGACCTTTCTGTATGGGAAAAACGGCTTTTAAGAGTTGTTAGGGACACTGCGCCCAAGGAACACCGTAAAATAGTTAGAAAGGCCGGTAACTTGCTCCGGAAGAATGTAAGAAGGGAAACTGCAAAAGTAAATGGTGAACTCCGAAGGTCTTACAGAACTAAAACCAAGGAAGACACTGCAACCGTTTATACAGATAAGTTTTACGCAAAAATGGTTGAAGAGGGCCATGCAATAGTTCTAAGAAGAAATGGCGAAAAAGAAAAAGTCGGTTTTGTCCCCGGGAAATTCTATTTTAAAAAAGGACTTGATAAAACCGAAAAGGAGCTGCCGCAGTTATTAAAAGAGTTATTACATACTATTGGGAAGGGGCTGGGAATGGATGTTAGCGGCTAG
- a CDS encoding phage gp6-like head-tail connector protein — translation MTDTELLGKVKEGLGLSGDHINQTILPKVIAAKQYMLNAGVTAEQIETELGIATLTVGVNDLWNLTPGEVKFSSAFNILLTQLAVVSLRNE, via the coding sequence ATGACAGACACTGAACTTCTTGGAAAGGTCAAGGAAGGGCTCGGCCTTTCCGGTGATCATATTAATCAGACCATTTTGCCTAAGGTGATTGCCGCAAAGCAGTATATGCTGAACGCTGGGGTAACAGCTGAACAGATAGAGACTGAGCTCGGTATTGCCACATTGACAGTTGGAGTTAATGACCTTTGGAACCTGACACCGGGAGAAGTAAAATTCAGTTCCGCTTTTAATATTTTATTAACTCAACTCGCGGTGGTGAGTTTACGGAATGAGTAG